AGTCACTTTCGCGATGTTGGTTTGAGAGGCATAGATCGGTGCGTTCATATCCGCAAGGGTGGCATTCAGGATTTTGTTTCCATAAACGCCTCGAATGAAAAAGTTAAAGTCGAACTGTTTGTACCTGAACGTATTGTTCCAGCCATATAATAACTTTGGCTGCGCAGAACCCGTTACCGTGAAATGCTCAAATCCTGTATTTCCTGTAGCCGCATTGCCATCTTTATCATAGAACATTGATTTCCCATTGGCATCTTTACCTGCATACCTTAAGGTGTAAAATGATCCCAGTGGAAGACCTTCTTTAATCACCTGGTAACCCAGGGCTCCCGACTGGCCTCTGCCGCCCACATTGGCCGTATAAAACTCATTGGCCTGGAAAAGATCGTTAGAGATCGAGGTGATTTCATTTTTGTTGTGTGATAAATTAACCGCCGTATTCCAGCTGAAATCTTTCGTCTTAACCGGCGTGCTGTTCAGCGTAAATTCGATCCCCTTATTGGTCATTGCGCCAACATTTGCCGTTAACACATTGAAGGGATACTGGGTAGTTGATACCGAATAAGGCGCGATAAGATCAGTGGTTTTCTTATTATACACCTCAATTGAACCAGATAGTTTGTTGTTAAAGAGACCGAAGTCTAAACCTATGTTCAATGTGGCCGTACGTTCCCATTTTAGGTTCGGGTTGTCGTTTTGGATGGGGCCGATTGCTGTTAACCATTTTCCATTCGAATAAAAATACGACCCGTTCTGTGCCCCATAAACCAGTCTGGCCGTGTAGGCGTCAAAACCTACTGAATTTCCTGAAACCCCATAACCGGCACGCAGTTTAAGCTGGTCAATGAACGTTACATTCTCCATAAATGCTTCCCGGTCTATGTTCCATCCTGCGGAAACCGAAGGAAACATTCCCCATCGGTTGTTAATCCCGAAGGCCGACGACCCGTCGCGGCGAAGGGTTGCCTGTAACAGATATTTTCCTTTGTAATCATAGATGGCCCTTCCATAGAAAGAGATCAGACGAAGTGTGGAGATGTACGTATTGCCATAATTCACAACAGTAGATCCGTTTCCATTACCCAATCCCAGATTGTTCCATAAAAGGTCATCAGAAACAAAGTTCTGTCCCGAAGTCTGGAAGCCATCCCCATTGCGGTTTTCCTGCCAGGAGTAGCCGGCCAGTAATTTCAGTCCGTGGTCAGCAAAAACCTTATCATAATTAAAGTATCCTTCAAAAACCTTTTGCGTATTTTTTACTGATGAGCGTTCTGCATAACCATTAAACCCCTGCTTTAACATAGAAGCCCTGTTGTTATACAGATTCTCGTTGATCTGCTCATTTTGCATGGATACCATGGCATTGAAGTCCAGGCCATCAATAATATTAGCTTTCAGTCCGCCATTGATGAGGTAGAGGTTGGTTTTTCCCTGAAATTTGTTGTTTTCCAGCAATGCTACCGGGTTGTAATATCCTCCCGTTCCCGTAGTTCTTGATGGATCTTCGGAGAAACTTCCATCAGCCCTCCTTACCCCAACGGTGGGCAGGTAGGTGAACATGTTATTGTACACCTGGCTGGCGATTCTGTCGTTAACCGTATTGCTGTTTGTCAGGTTAAGGTTTAACTTCAGGCG
This region of Pedobacter steynii genomic DNA includes:
- a CDS encoding SusC/RagA family TonB-linked outer membrane protein; protein product: MHSTRFKILKRMLCLGIIGWAGPTFAQEAPVKGIVLDVSGQGLPGVTIKAENEKTRKSLVTTSTGTGLFSFANISPGGPYRFIFSSIGFKTDTLSGYTVTTGQQIALSIKLKEQSNDLQEVTIGYGKSKRNEITGAVTSVKPEEFNRGVLSSPGQLLQGKVAGLNITRSGNPTDKPAVILRGPSSFREGAQEPFYVIDGVPGASIDLVAPDDIISMEVLKDASSTAIYGSRAANGVIMINTKNSGKGLGKLSYSAYAASESISNSIDMATGDELRTYLKDNGKTLDKISDDGSNTDWLKEVTKTGFSQNHNLNFNGGGENSSYGASLNYLDNQGIIKTSGIERFIARANMEQRLLNNRLKLNLNLTNSNTVNDRIASQVYNNMFTYLPTVGVRRADGSFSEDPSRTTGTGGYYNPVALLENNKFQGKTNLYLINGGLKANIIDGLDFNAMVSMQNEQINENLYNNRASMLKQGFNGYAERSSVKNTQKVFEGYFNYDKVFADHGLKLLAGYSWQENRNGDGFQTSGQNFVSDDLLWNNLGLGNGNGSTVVNYGNTYISTLRLISFYGRAIYDYKGKYLLQATLRRDGSSAFGINNRWGMFPSVSAGWNIDREAFMENVTFIDQLKLRAGYGVSGNSVGFDAYTARLVYGAQNGSYFYSNGKWLTAIGPIQNDNPNLKWERTATLNIGLDFGLFNNKLSGSIEVYNKKTTDLIAPYSVSTTQYPFNVLTANVGAMTNKGIEFTLNSTPVKTKDFSWNTAVNLSHNKNEITSISNDLFQANEFYTANVGGRGQSGALGYQVIKEGLPLGSFYTLRYAGKDANGKSMFYDKDGNAATGNTGFEHFTVTGSAQPKLLYGWNNTFRYKQFDFNFFIRGVYGNKILNATLADMNAPIYASQTNIAKVTLTEPISDDKAQFVSDRYLESGSYLRLDNATLGYTFKIKGSKTLRVYASGNNLFIITKYKGVDPEINMAGQTPGIDYRNFYPKTRAAIFGLNFNL